A stretch of DNA from Methanolinea mesophila:
GTTTTTTCCAGGAGGTGCACGGTCGTGTTCACCCAGAGGATAAGGTCCCTGTAAAACCCGTGGAAGTCCTCGGGAATATCCTCCGGGCCGAAAGACTCATGACCGGGGACCCCCTCGAAACGGAGCAGAATCGCCGTCTGGTACTCGTTCACCATGGCCCGCGTTTCCCGGGGAGAAGGAGCGTACGGCGGGCATGAAAGGTGTTTTGCATACCCCTTGCATCCGAAACGACACTTGAACCGCACCCATTCTGCGATCACCACGTCTTTTGCGGGAATTGCCCTGACCTGGACTCCCCTGTCGGAGGCTATCCCGGTCAGCTTCCCGATCTCATGCTCGAGCACCGGCACCATCGTGAGACCTCTCGATGGAGGGTCTTTTCACCGGGAACGATAATGGTTTCCCGGTTTCTCACCCGACAGGTTTCCGCCAGTGAGCCAATCCGGGATATTTTTCGTCTTCACCCCATTGCAGGGGATATTGACCGCGAATCGAAAGGAAACAGACCAGGGGCCGGGTCTCTGGTAAAAAAGTGAGTGTGAAGAGCGCGCGTCATCCGCTTCGTTCTTCGCAGTTGTAACGCCCGAGGATCTCCTTGATGATCCTCCTCGAACTGCAGAGAGGGTATTCCTCCGAAGGGCCTATCCTGACC
This window harbors:
- a CDS encoding DUF2284 domain-containing protein; translation: MVPVLEHEIGKLTGIASDRGVQVRAIPAKDVVIAEWVRFKCRFGCKGYAKHLSCPPYAPSPRETRAMVNEYQTAILLRFEGVPGHESFGPEDIPEDFHGFYRDLILWVNTTVHLLEKTAFYDGFYKAFGFGGYPCIYCEECIAEECEGVVDESSRRRCRHMDLVRPSMEAAGMDVFATAARAGWMLRTIPCKDLEYGKVVHGNITSIGLVLLE